A single window of Streptomyces xanthii DNA harbors:
- a CDS encoding RNA polymerase sigma factor, translating to MPESPERGRSTDDAPSAARLSSDHLEVAPVQTQTLTPSESTAQAEPPAAPADDVLPAVPAQSRSAHHPEAAGAGAPQDEPGETVPSDAPEPLRAARAETGGPSSDLFRQYLREIGRIPLLSAAEEVELARRVEAGLFAEERLTSGADLDSGLALDLDRLVVMGRMAKRRLIESNLRLVVSVAKRYVGRGLTMLDLVQEGNLGLIRAVEKFDYARGYKFSTYATWWIRQAMSRALADQARTIRVPVHVVELINRVVRVQRRMLQERGYEPTPEEVAAHLDLPHERVSEVLRLAQEPVSLHAPVGEEDDVALGDLIEDGDAASPVESAAFLLLREHLEAVLSTLGERERKVVQLRYGLADGRPRTLEEIGRIFGVTRERIRQIESKTLNKLRDHAFADQLRGYLD from the coding sequence GTGCCTGAGTCCCCGGAGCGCGGCCGGAGCACGGACGACGCTCCCTCCGCCGCACGCCTCAGCAGCGATCACCTGGAGGTCGCCCCCGTGCAGACCCAGACCCTCACCCCGAGCGAGAGCACAGCGCAGGCCGAACCACCCGCCGCCCCGGCGGACGACGTGCTCCCCGCGGTGCCCGCGCAGAGCCGCTCCGCGCACCACCCCGAGGCGGCCGGCGCCGGGGCCCCGCAGGACGAGCCAGGCGAGACCGTGCCGTCCGATGCGCCCGAGCCGCTGCGCGCCGCCCGCGCCGAAACCGGCGGACCCTCGTCCGACCTGTTCCGCCAGTACCTGCGCGAGATCGGCCGCATCCCGCTGCTGAGCGCCGCCGAGGAGGTCGAGCTCGCCCGCCGCGTCGAAGCCGGACTGTTCGCCGAGGAACGCCTCACCTCGGGCGCCGACCTCGACTCCGGGCTCGCCCTGGACCTCGACCGGCTGGTCGTCATGGGCCGCATGGCCAAGCGCCGCCTCATCGAGTCCAACCTGCGCCTGGTCGTCTCCGTCGCCAAGCGCTACGTCGGCCGCGGCCTGACCATGCTCGACCTCGTCCAGGAGGGGAACCTGGGCCTCATCCGCGCCGTCGAGAAGTTCGACTACGCCCGGGGCTACAAGTTCTCGACGTACGCCACCTGGTGGATCCGCCAGGCCATGAGCCGTGCCCTCGCCGACCAGGCCCGCACCATCCGTGTCCCCGTCCACGTCGTCGAGCTCATCAACCGCGTGGTCCGCGTCCAGCGCCGGATGCTCCAGGAGCGCGGCTACGAGCCCACGCCCGAAGAGGTCGCCGCCCACCTCGACCTGCCGCACGAACGCGTCAGCGAGGTGCTCCGGCTCGCCCAGGAACCGGTCTCGCTGCACGCCCCGGTCGGCGAGGAGGACGACGTCGCGCTCGGCGACCTCATCGAGGACGGCGACGCGGCGAGCCCCGTCGAGTCCGCCGCGTTCCTCCTGCTCCGCGAACACCTCGAAGCGGTCCTCTCCACCCTCGGCGAACGCGAACGCAAGGTGGTCCAGCTCCGCTACGGCCTGGCCGACGGCCGCCCCCGCACCCTGGAGGAGATAGGCCGCATCTTCGGCGTCACCCGCGAACGCATCCGCCAGATCGAGTCCAAGACCCTCAACAAGCTGAGGGACCACGCCTTCGCGGACCAGCTGCGGGGCTACCTGGATTGA
- a CDS encoding deoxyguanosinetriphosphate triphosphohydrolase — MERSDKNGLDDTGYDPAAAERWAPEPDKRPGRTAFQRDRARVLHSAALRRLAGKTQVVTPGTRSRHWDASPRTRLTHSLECAQVGRELGAALGCDPDLVETACLSHDLGHPPFGHNGEQALNEIAEDCGGFEGNAQSLRLLTRIEPKRFVHAPGTGELVSVGLNLTRAALDAATKYPWPRGAHPSDPGSPKFGVYEDDRPVFDWVRQAAPGRRTCFEAQVMDWSDDVAYSVHDLEDGLHAGHLDPNVLHAEPERADVFAVAVGRYVPADTDPAELAAALDRLLDQEWWPHGYDGTAIAQARLKDATSQLIGRFCLAAEGATRARYGSGRLTRYGAELVVPREARMECAVLKAVADRYVMQRPQQEALRADQRVVVAELAEALTARAPDGLDPQFRALFDEAPDDRARKRVVVDQIASLTDATARSLHASLTAPRS, encoded by the coding sequence ATGGAACGCAGCGACAAGAACGGCCTGGACGACACCGGTTACGACCCCGCCGCGGCCGAGCGCTGGGCCCCCGAGCCCGACAAGCGCCCCGGCCGCACCGCGTTCCAGCGGGACCGCGCCCGCGTCCTGCACTCCGCCGCGCTGCGCCGTCTCGCCGGCAAGACCCAGGTCGTCACCCCCGGCACCAGGAGCCGGCACTGGGACGCCAGCCCCCGCACCCGCCTCACCCACTCCCTGGAGTGCGCCCAGGTCGGCCGGGAGCTCGGCGCGGCGCTCGGCTGCGACCCCGACCTCGTCGAGACGGCCTGCCTCTCGCACGACCTCGGCCACCCGCCCTTCGGGCACAACGGGGAACAGGCGCTCAACGAGATCGCCGAGGACTGCGGCGGCTTCGAGGGCAACGCCCAGTCGTTGCGCCTGCTCACCCGCATCGAACCCAAGCGCTTCGTGCACGCCCCCGGCACCGGCGAACTCGTCAGCGTGGGACTCAACCTGACCCGCGCCGCCCTCGACGCCGCCACCAAGTACCCGTGGCCGCGCGGCGCCCACCCCAGCGACCCCGGCTCGCCCAAGTTCGGGGTGTACGAGGACGACCGGCCGGTCTTCGACTGGGTGCGCCAGGCCGCGCCCGGCCGGCGCACCTGTTTCGAGGCCCAGGTCATGGACTGGTCCGACGACGTCGCGTACTCGGTGCACGACCTGGAGGACGGCCTGCACGCGGGCCACCTCGACCCGAACGTGCTGCACGCCGAGCCCGAGCGCGCCGACGTCTTCGCGGTCGCCGTCGGGCGCTACGTGCCGGCGGACACCGACCCGGCCGAGCTGGCCGCCGCCCTCGACCGGCTCCTCGACCAGGAGTGGTGGCCGCACGGCTACGACGGCACCGCCATCGCGCAGGCCCGCCTCAAGGACGCCACCAGCCAGCTCATCGGCCGCTTCTGCCTCGCCGCCGAGGGCGCCACCCGGGCCCGGTACGGCTCGGGCCGCCTCACCCGCTACGGCGCCGAACTGGTCGTCCCGCGCGAGGCCCGCATGGAGTGCGCCGTCCTCAAGGCCGTCGCCGACCGCTATGTGATGCAGCGCCCCCAGCAGGAGGCGCTCCGCGCCGACCAGCGCGTCGTCGTCGCCGAACTGGCCGAGGCCCTCACCGCCCGCGCCCCCGACGGCCTGGACCCCCAGTTCCGCGCCCTGTTCGACGAGGCCCCCGACGACCGGGCCCGCAAGCGCGTCGTGGTCGACCAGATCGCCTCCCTCACGGACGCCACGGCCCGCTCCCTCCACGCCTCCCTCACGGCGCCCCGCTCCTGA
- a CDS encoding winged helix-turn-helix domain-containing protein, whose amino-acid sequence MLRIEVTGEDLARLRVAPDTDPLWEIVLSLHLLQNRQAAVVFDPWRREVRAALARSGLTEVTAALTRLSPWAAYFPDFLTPGQGGGGLAEGIEAVLSTPRRRLSAELSEVYAHGPVPPGVRRLAEGDVAALERLGRALRAYHAVAVEPYLPAMRGAVADDRAVRADAALRGGAAGLLESYGPSVALDAGALVAAYPVARRLPLGGRPLTIVPGFFCVVAPVVLADDALDPVLVHPLGPAPGWLARTRAHGSAPPPVSQLIGPTRALVLDALEHPRTTGQLAELLRLTASTASRHATVLREAGLVTSERRGNTVLHRRTPLGDAVMNGGRVGEDVAGGGR is encoded by the coding sequence ATGCTGCGCATCGAGGTCACGGGGGAGGATCTGGCGCGGCTGCGGGTCGCGCCGGACACCGATCCGCTGTGGGAGATCGTGCTGAGTCTGCATCTGCTGCAGAACCGTCAGGCGGCCGTGGTGTTCGACCCGTGGCGGCGCGAGGTGCGGGCGGCGCTGGCGCGGAGCGGGCTCACGGAGGTGACGGCGGCGCTGACCCGGCTGTCGCCGTGGGCCGCGTACTTCCCGGACTTCCTCACGCCCGGCCAGGGCGGCGGCGGTCTGGCGGAGGGGATCGAGGCGGTGCTGAGCACGCCGCGGCGCCGGCTGTCGGCGGAACTGTCCGAGGTGTACGCGCACGGGCCGGTGCCGCCGGGGGTGCGGCGGCTCGCCGAGGGGGACGTGGCGGCGCTGGAGCGGCTCGGGCGGGCGCTGCGGGCGTACCACGCGGTCGCGGTCGAGCCGTATCTCCCGGCGATGCGGGGCGCGGTCGCCGACGACCGCGCCGTGCGGGCGGACGCGGCGCTGCGCGGGGGCGCGGCCGGGCTCCTGGAGAGTTACGGGCCGTCGGTGGCGTTGGACGCGGGGGCGCTGGTCGCCGCGTACCCGGTGGCGCGGCGGCTGCCGCTGGGCGGGCGGCCGCTGACGATCGTGCCGGGGTTCTTCTGTGTGGTGGCGCCGGTCGTGCTGGCCGACGACGCGCTCGACCCGGTGCTGGTCCATCCGCTGGGTCCGGCCCCCGGCTGGCTCGCCCGCACCCGCGCCCACGGCTCGGCGCCGCCACCGGTCTCCCAACTGATCGGCCCGACACGGGCCCTGGTCCTGGACGCGCTGGAACATCCGCGGACGACGGGCCAGTTGGCGGAGCTGCTCCGGCTGACGGCCTCGACGGCGAGCCGCCACGCGACGGTGCTGCGCGAGGCGGGTCTGGTCACGTCGGAGCGGCGCGGCAACACGGTGCTGCACCGGCGGACGCCCCTCGGGGACGCGGTCATGAACGGGGGACGGGTCGGCGAGGACGTGGCCGGCGGGGGCCGGTGA
- a CDS encoding sulfite exporter TauE/SafE family protein, which produces MAVDAVDWCALLAVALAAGWLDAVVGGGGLVQVPALMVLLPTAPMATLLGTNKLVAITGTSSAALTYARRVGLGGTGTVRAALIGVPTSLLGAMTAAYLPEGVFLPAVLVTLLAVGVWGLFGAGAAQGRAPDGPGERPRRPGRRALTAVAVIGYYSGAIGSGTGVLLVALFTATLGTGFLKGSATAKAVSVGTDLGALVLFASLGHVLWATGAAMALANITGGAIGARTAIRGGAGFVRAALLCTVVALVTKLALDHWA; this is translated from the coding sequence ATGGCCGTGGACGCGGTGGACTGGTGCGCGCTGCTCGCGGTGGCGCTCGCGGCGGGATGGCTGGACGCGGTGGTCGGCGGCGGGGGCCTGGTGCAGGTGCCGGCCCTGATGGTGCTGCTGCCCACCGCCCCGATGGCGACGCTGCTCGGCACGAACAAGCTGGTGGCGATCACCGGCACCTCGTCCGCGGCCCTGACGTACGCGAGACGCGTGGGCCTGGGCGGCACGGGCACCGTCCGCGCGGCCCTGATCGGCGTCCCGACCTCCTTGCTGGGCGCGATGACGGCCGCGTACCTGCCCGAGGGCGTGTTCCTGCCCGCCGTCCTGGTGACGCTGCTCGCCGTCGGCGTCTGGGGCCTGTTCGGCGCGGGCGCCGCGCAGGGCCGCGCCCCGGACGGGCCGGGGGAGCGGCCCCGCAGGCCGGGGCGCCGCGCCCTGACCGCCGTCGCCGTCATCGGCTACTACAGCGGGGCCATCGGCTCCGGCACCGGCGTCCTCCTCGTCGCCCTGTTCACCGCCACCCTCGGCACCGGCTTCCTCAAGGGCTCGGCCACCGCCAAGGCGGTCTCCGTCGGCACCGACCTCGGCGCCCTCGTCCTGTTCGCCTCCCTCGGCCACGTGCTGTGGGCGACCGGCGCCGCGATGGCCCTCGCCAACATCACCGGCGGCGCCATCGGAGCCCGTACGGCCATCCGCGGGGGCGCCGGATTCGTGCGCGCCGCGCTGCTCTGCACGGTGGTCGCCCTCGTCACGAAGCTCGCACTCGACCACTGGGCGTGA
- a CDS encoding NAD(P)/FAD-dependent oxidoreductase: MVDADQTFVIVGGGLAGAKAAETLRSEGFTGRVILIGDERDHPYERPPLSKGYLQGKEERDSVFVHEPAWYASNDIELHLGQTVTAIDRTAKTVQLGEGTAVRYDKLLLATGAEPRRLDIPGTHLAGVHHLRRLSHAERLKHVLASLGRDNGHLVIAGAGWIGLEVAAAARQYGAEVTIVEPEATPLHAVLGPELGQIFTELHSDHGVRFHFGARLTEISGQDGMVLAALTDDGEEHPAHDVLAAIGAAPRTALAEAAGLEMAPREHGGGIAVDIALRTSDPDIHAAGDVAAVQHPLFDTRLRVEHWANALNGGPAAARAMMGKDVVYDRVPYFFSDQYDLGLEYSGWAPPGSYDQVVLRGDAGKREFIAFWLKDGRVLAGMNVNVWDVTEQIQKLIRTGVRPGAERLGDPSVPLATLLEE; encoded by the coding sequence GTGGTCGACGCGGACCAGACGTTCGTCATCGTCGGAGGAGGACTCGCCGGCGCGAAGGCCGCCGAGACGCTCCGCTCGGAGGGCTTCACCGGCCGGGTCATCCTGATCGGTGACGAACGGGACCACCCGTACGAACGCCCACCCCTGTCCAAGGGCTACCTCCAGGGCAAGGAGGAGCGCGACAGCGTCTTCGTCCACGAACCGGCCTGGTACGCGAGCAACGACATCGAGCTCCACCTCGGCCAGACGGTCACCGCCATCGACCGCACCGCCAAGACCGTGCAGCTCGGCGAGGGCACCGCCGTGCGCTACGACAAGCTGCTGCTCGCCACCGGCGCAGAGCCCCGCCGCCTCGACATCCCCGGCACCCACCTCGCCGGCGTCCACCATCTGCGCCGGCTCTCCCACGCCGAGCGCCTCAAGCACGTCCTCGCCTCCCTCGGCCGGGACAACGGGCACCTGGTGATCGCCGGCGCCGGCTGGATCGGCCTGGAGGTCGCCGCCGCCGCCCGCCAGTACGGCGCCGAGGTCACGATCGTCGAGCCGGAGGCCACCCCGCTGCACGCGGTCCTCGGCCCCGAGCTCGGCCAGATCTTCACCGAACTGCACAGCGACCACGGCGTCCGCTTCCACTTCGGCGCCCGGCTCACCGAGATCAGCGGCCAGGACGGCATGGTCCTCGCCGCCCTCACCGACGACGGCGAGGAGCACCCCGCGCACGACGTGCTCGCCGCCATCGGTGCCGCCCCGCGCACCGCCCTCGCCGAGGCCGCGGGACTGGAGATGGCGCCGCGCGAGCACGGCGGCGGCATCGCCGTCGACATCGCCCTGCGCACCTCCGACCCCGACATCCACGCCGCGGGCGACGTCGCCGCCGTCCAGCACCCCCTGTTCGACACCCGGCTCCGCGTCGAGCACTGGGCCAACGCGCTCAACGGCGGGCCCGCCGCCGCCCGCGCCATGATGGGCAAGGACGTCGTCTACGACCGGGTGCCGTACTTCTTCTCCGACCAGTACGACCTCGGCCTGGAGTACTCGGGCTGGGCGCCCCCGGGCTCGTACGACCAGGTCGTGCTGCGCGGCGACGCGGGCAAGCGCGAGTTCATCGCCTTCTGGCTCAAGGACGGCCGCGTCCTCGCGGGGATGAACGTGAATGTGTGGGACGTCACGGAGCAGATCCAGAAACTGATCCGCACCGGCGTCCGGCCCGGCGCCGAGCGCCTCGGCGACCCGTCCGTGCCGCTGGCCACCCTGCTGGAGGAGTGA
- the dnaG gene encoding DNA primase, whose translation MAGRINDEDVKAVRDAVPIDAVVSEYLQLRNAGGGNLKGLCPFHDEKSPSFQVSPSKGFFHCFGCQEGGDTITFVMKIDHLTFSEAVERLAGQAGITLRYEEGGYNPSHQRGERIRLVEAHKIAAQFYVDQLESPEAEIGRKFLAERGFDQAAAAHFGVGYSPAGWDHLTRFLRGKGFTDKELTLSGLSQEGRRGPIDRFRGRLMWPIRDIGGEVVGFGARRLREDDNGPKYLNTPETPIYKKSQVLYGIDLAKKEIAKSSRAVVVEGYTDVMACHLAGVTTAIATCGTAFGGDHIKILRRLLMDNGSARVIFTFDGDAAGQKAALRAFEDDQKFAAETYIAIAPDNMDPCDLRLVKGDEAVADLVEPRTPLFEFALRQIVSRYDLETPAGRAAALDEAAPVVARIKNSASQHEVAVQLAGMLGILDTQFVVKRVAQLARWARDRGGKGPAPARGGAPSMAAAAPATPGFGGPALTLRNPVYATERELLKLALQHPHLVSPAFDAYGIDEFTAAPYAAVRQAVLEAGGAEQGVQDPQAYLVAVREAAPDDAVRAMVTELAVEAIHRKTVDEAYAGEQLVWVRRRAVDRRIRDVQGTLTRLGNGGDPAQLAAVQNELWVLQQYGQALRERGAEAL comes from the coding sequence GTGGCAGGCAGGATCAATGACGAGGACGTGAAAGCGGTTCGGGACGCGGTCCCGATCGACGCCGTCGTGTCCGAGTACCTGCAACTGCGCAACGCGGGCGGCGGCAACCTGAAGGGCCTGTGCCCCTTCCACGACGAGAAGTCACCGTCCTTCCAGGTCAGTCCGAGCAAGGGGTTCTTCCACTGCTTCGGCTGCCAGGAAGGCGGCGACACCATCACGTTCGTGATGAAGATCGACCACCTCACCTTCTCCGAGGCGGTCGAGCGCCTGGCCGGCCAGGCCGGCATCACGCTGCGCTACGAAGAAGGCGGCTACAACCCCTCCCACCAGCGCGGCGAGCGGATCCGCCTGGTCGAGGCGCACAAGATCGCCGCACAGTTCTACGTGGACCAGCTGGAGTCCCCGGAAGCCGAGATCGGGCGGAAGTTCCTCGCCGAGCGCGGCTTCGACCAGGCCGCGGCCGCCCACTTCGGCGTCGGCTACAGCCCGGCCGGCTGGGACCACCTCACCCGCTTCCTGCGCGGCAAGGGCTTCACCGACAAGGAGCTCACCCTCTCCGGCCTCTCCCAGGAGGGCCGCCGCGGCCCCATCGACCGATTCCGCGGCCGCCTCATGTGGCCCATCCGCGACATCGGCGGCGAGGTCGTCGGCTTCGGCGCCCGCCGCCTGCGCGAGGACGACAACGGGCCGAAGTACCTGAACACGCCCGAGACCCCCATCTACAAGAAGTCCCAGGTCCTCTACGGCATCGACCTCGCCAAGAAGGAGATCGCCAAGTCCTCCCGCGCGGTCGTCGTCGAGGGCTACACGGACGTCATGGCCTGCCACCTCGCCGGGGTGACCACCGCCATCGCCACCTGCGGCACCGCCTTCGGCGGCGACCACATCAAGATCCTCCGACGGCTCCTCATGGACAACGGGTCGGCGCGCGTCATCTTCACCTTCGACGGCGACGCCGCGGGCCAGAAGGCCGCCCTGCGCGCCTTCGAGGACGACCAGAAGTTCGCCGCCGAGACCTACATCGCCATCGCGCCGGACAACATGGACCCGTGCGACCTGCGCCTCGTCAAGGGCGACGAAGCGGTCGCCGACCTGGTCGAACCCCGCACCCCCCTCTTCGAGTTCGCGCTGCGCCAGATCGTGAGCCGCTACGACCTGGAGACCCCCGCCGGGCGCGCCGCCGCGCTCGACGAGGCCGCGCCCGTCGTCGCCCGGATCAAGAACAGCGCCTCCCAGCACGAGGTCGCCGTCCAGCTCGCCGGGATGCTCGGCATCCTCGACACCCAGTTCGTCGTCAAGCGCGTCGCCCAGCTCGCCCGCTGGGCCCGCGACCGCGGCGGCAAGGGCCCCGCCCCGGCCCGCGGCGGCGCCCCGTCCATGGCCGCGGCCGCGCCCGCCACCCCCGGCTTCGGCGGCCCCGCCCTCACTCTGCGCAACCCCGTCTACGCCACCGAGCGCGAACTCCTCAAGCTCGCCCTCCAGCACCCGCACCTCGTCTCCCCGGCCTTCGACGCGTACGGCATCGACGAGTTCACCGCCGCGCCCTACGCGGCCGTGCGCCAGGCCGTCCTGGAGGCGGGCGGCGCCGAGCAGGGCGTCCAGGACCCGCAGGCCTATCTCGTCGCCGTCCGTGAGGCCGCGCCCGACGACGCCGTGCGCGCCATGGTCACCGAGCTCGCCGTCGAGGCCATCCACCGCAAGACCGTCGACGAGGCCTACGCGGGCGAGCAGCTCGTGTGGGTCCGCCGCCGCGCCGTCGACCGCCGCATCCGCGACGTCCAGGGCACCCTCACCCGCCTCGGCAACGGCGGCGACCCGGCGCAACTGGCCGCGGTGCAGAACGAGTTGTGGGTGCTCCAGCAGTACGGCCAGGCCCTGCGGGAGCGCGGCGCCGAAGCGCTGTAG
- a CDS encoding ABC transporter ATP-binding protein yields MSGPMAARMAAGGPGSRSMDFKGSGKRLLKRLAEHRAAVAGVLVAVVISVGLSVVGPKILGHATDLLFGGIVGGQMKPGATKEQVIEGLRAKGDTGMADMLGGVDFTPGQGVDFDAIGEVLLLALAVFAVAGFSMMIGTRLANRAINLAVARLRGDMQAKLQRLPLSYYDKQKRGEVLSRATNDIDNIGQTLQQTMGQMLNSLLTIVGVLVMMFWISWLLALVALVTVPLSVVVAAKVGKRSQPQFVQQWKTTGVLNAHIEEMYTGHTLVKVFGRQKESAEQFAEQNEALYEASFKAQFNSGIMQPLMFFVSNLNYVLVAVVGGLRVASGSLSIGDVQAFIQYSRQFSMPLTQVASMANLVQSGVASAERIFELLDAEEQSPDPRTPRKPERLRGHVEFEHVAFRYDPDRPLIEDLSLTAEPGHTVAIVGPTGAGKTTLVNLLLRFYDVTGGRITLDGVDIAEMSRDELRAGIGMVLQDTWLFGGTIADNIAYGAAKEVTREDVERAARAAHADRFIRTLPDGYDTVIDDEGTGVSAGEKQLITIARAFLSDPVILVLDEATSSVDTRTEVLIQKAMARLASGRTSFVIAHRLSTIRDADTILVMENGSIVEQGSHEDLVSAGGAYQRLYEAQFAQAVAEVD; encoded by the coding sequence ATGAGTGGGCCGATGGCGGCGCGGATGGCGGCCGGTGGGCCCGGTTCGCGGTCGATGGACTTCAAGGGGTCCGGGAAGCGGCTCCTCAAGCGGCTGGCGGAGCACCGGGCGGCGGTGGCCGGGGTGCTGGTCGCGGTGGTGATCAGCGTGGGGCTCTCGGTCGTCGGGCCGAAGATCCTCGGGCACGCCACCGACCTGCTGTTCGGCGGGATCGTCGGCGGGCAGATGAAGCCCGGGGCGACCAAGGAGCAGGTCATCGAGGGCCTGCGGGCCAAGGGTGACACCGGCATGGCCGACATGCTCGGCGGCGTCGACTTCACCCCCGGCCAGGGCGTCGACTTCGACGCGATCGGGGAGGTGCTGCTGCTCGCGCTCGCCGTGTTCGCGGTGGCCGGCTTCTCGATGATGATCGGCACGCGGCTCGCCAACCGCGCGATCAACCTGGCGGTGGCCAGGCTGCGCGGCGACATGCAGGCCAAGCTGCAGCGGCTGCCGCTGTCGTACTACGACAAGCAGAAGCGCGGCGAGGTGCTGAGCCGGGCGACGAACGACATCGACAACATCGGGCAGACGCTCCAGCAGACGATGGGGCAGATGCTCAACTCGCTGCTGACCATCGTCGGCGTGCTGGTGATGATGTTCTGGATCTCGTGGCTGCTCGCGCTGGTCGCGCTGGTGACGGTGCCGCTCTCGGTGGTCGTCGCGGCGAAGGTCGGCAAGCGGTCGCAGCCGCAGTTCGTGCAGCAGTGGAAGACCACGGGTGTGCTGAACGCGCACATCGAGGAGATGTACACGGGCCACACGCTGGTGAAGGTGTTCGGCCGGCAGAAGGAGTCGGCGGAGCAGTTCGCCGAGCAGAACGAGGCGCTGTACGAGGCCTCGTTCAAGGCGCAGTTCAACAGCGGGATCATGCAGCCGCTGATGTTCTTCGTGTCGAACCTGAACTATGTGCTCGTGGCCGTGGTCGGCGGTCTGCGGGTGGCGTCCGGTTCGCTGTCCATCGGTGACGTGCAGGCGTTCATCCAGTACTCGCGCCAGTTCTCGATGCCGCTGACGCAGGTCGCGTCGATGGCGAACCTGGTGCAGTCGGGCGTCGCCTCCGCCGAGCGGATCTTCGAACTGCTCGACGCCGAGGAGCAGTCGCCGGACCCGCGGACCCCGCGGAAGCCGGAACGGCTGCGCGGGCACGTCGAGTTCGAGCACGTCGCCTTCCGTTACGACCCGGACCGGCCGCTCATCGAGGACCTGTCGCTGACGGCGGAGCCCGGGCACACGGTCGCCATCGTGGGGCCGACGGGTGCGGGCAAGACGACGCTGGTCAATCTGCTGCTGCGGTTCTACGACGTCACCGGCGGACGGATCACGCTCGACGGGGTCGACATCGCGGAGATGTCCCGGGACGAGCTGCGGGCCGGGATCGGCATGGTGCTCCAGGACACGTGGCTGTTCGGCGGGACGATCGCGGACAACATCGCGTACGGCGCGGCGAAGGAGGTCACCCGGGAGGACGTCGAGCGGGCGGCGCGGGCCGCGCACGCGGACCGGTTCATCCGGACGCTGCCCGACGGGTACGACACGGTGATCGACGACGAGGGGACGGGGGTCAGCGCGGGCGAGAAGCAGCTCATCACGATCGCCCGGGCGTTCCTGTCCGACCCTGTGATCCTCGTGCTCGACGAGGCGACCTCCTCCGTCGACACCCGCACCGAGGTGCTCATCCAGAAGGCCATGGCGCGGCTCGCCTCGGGGCGGACCTCGTTCGTCATCGCGCACCGTCTCTCGACGATCCGCGACGCCGACACGATTCTGGTCATGGAGAACGGGTCGATCGTGGAGCAGGGCTCGCACGAGGACCTCGTCTCCGCGGGCGGGGCGTACCAGCGGCTGTACGAAGCTCAGTTCGCGCAGGCTGTCGCCGAGGTCGACTAG
- a CDS encoding sirohydrochlorin chelatase, translated as MTDEFASTGTTSTAGLLTMISDQLGDQLSHVSLRSRKKAPALVLVAHGSRDPRALATVTALTHRIRELRPALPVHLGHIELNEPLLTDTLTALRPGRAVLVPLLLSRGHHVKHDIPGAAGAAEHLRTRVAAPLGPHPLLVDALHDRLTEAGWPAQQSERARRRSGVVLAAAGSRDPDAAVDIRRTADLLAHRLGVPVVPAHPGSAEAQDVPAAVRALAARGRTRTAVAAYFTAPGRFAAQAAAAAPGIAAAPLGTHPALARLVLHRYDTALTGAAQNAPHTALPDLATA; from the coding sequence ATGACGGACGAGTTCGCAAGCACGGGCACGACCAGCACGGCAGGACTCCTCACCATGATCAGTGACCAGCTCGGCGATCAGCTCAGCCACGTCTCCCTGCGGAGCCGCAAGAAGGCGCCCGCCCTCGTCCTCGTGGCCCACGGCAGCCGGGACCCCCGCGCCCTCGCCACGGTGACCGCCCTGACCCACCGCATCCGGGAACTCCGCCCCGCCCTCCCCGTCCACCTGGGTCACATAGAACTCAACGAGCCCCTGCTCACCGACACCCTCACCGCACTCCGCCCCGGCCGAGCCGTCCTCGTCCCGCTCCTCCTCTCCCGCGGCCACCACGTCAAGCACGACATCCCCGGCGCGGCCGGCGCCGCGGAGCACCTCCGTACCCGCGTCGCCGCCCCCCTCGGCCCGCACCCCCTCCTCGTCGACGCCCTGCACGACCGCCTGACCGAGGCCGGCTGGCCGGCGCAGCAGTCCGAGCGGGCCCGCCGCCGCTCCGGCGTCGTGCTCGCCGCCGCCGGGTCCCGCGACCCCGACGCCGCCGTCGACATCCGCCGCACCGCCGACCTGCTCGCCCACCGCCTCGGCGTCCCCGTCGTCCCGGCCCACCCGGGCTCGGCCGAGGCCCAGGACGTGCCGGCGGCGGTCCGCGCCCTCGCCGCCCGCGGCAGGACCCGTACGGCGGTCGCCGCGTACTTCACGGCCCCGGGCCGGTTCGCCGCCCAGGCCGCGGCCGCCGCGCCCGGCATCGCGGCGGCCCCGCTCGGCACCCACCCGGCCCTCGCCCGCCTGGTCCTGCACCGCTACGACACCGCCCTGACGGGCGCCGCGCAGAACGCCCCGCACACCGCTCTGCCCGATCTGGCGACCGCCTGA